From Candidatus Methylomirabilota bacterium, one genomic window encodes:
- a CDS encoding HD domain-containing protein, with amino-acid sequence MTDRLLQAMAQSAARAYDGERVSELQHALQCAELARAGGADEQLVLACLLHDVGRFAVDQALVADRMGAARGRGRGHHEVGAELIAPFVPERVAWLVRMHADAKRYLCTTEAGYHATLSPVSQHTLTLQGGLMTPDEVARHAAHPWLADALRLRRWDDQAKVVGQVTRPLEAWEPLLRTYFK; translated from the coding sequence ATGACGGATCGGCTCCTGCAGGCGATGGCGCAGTCCGCCGCGCGCGCATACGACGGCGAGCGTGTCTCCGAGCTTCAGCACGCCCTGCAATGCGCCGAGCTGGCCCGGGCCGGCGGCGCCGACGAGCAGCTGGTGCTCGCGTGCCTTCTCCACGACGTCGGCCGCTTCGCGGTGGATCAGGCGCTGGTCGCCGATCGGATGGGCGCTGCGCGCGGACGGGGACGCGGCCATCACGAGGTCGGCGCCGAGCTGATCGCCCCCTTCGTGCCGGAGCGCGTGGCCTGGCTCGTGCGCATGCACGCCGACGCCAAGCGCTACCTCTGCACCACCGAGGCCGGCTATCACGCGACGCTGTCGCCCGTCTCGCAGCACACCCTCACCCTGCAGGGCGGCCTGATGACGCCCGACGAGGTCGCCCGTCACGCCGCGCATCCGTGGCTCGCCGATGCTCTGCGGCTTCGCCGCTGGGACGACCAGGCGAAGGTCGTCGGGCAGGTCACGCGTCCGCTCGAGGCGTGGGAGCCGCTGCTCCGGACCTACTTCAAGTGA